In the bacterium genome, GATCGCCGAGCAATTGGAGGATGGATCCCGGTCTTTGGATGAATCCTTGAAGCTCTTTGCAGAGGCCAATAAACTGGCCGCCTTCTGCGCCAGCAAGCTCGATGAAGCGGAAAAGAAATTAAAAATATTGATCAAGGACCAGGATACCTATACCCTGGCTGATGAAGAAACGGAATAATCCTGTTCGCATGGACCCCATTTTACCGAATGTCAATTCACCGGCGGATCTTAAAAAGCTTTCTGTGCCGGAACTGGTGCGGCTGGCGCACGAGATCCGCGAATACATTGTCGACACCTTGAGTAAAACCGGCGGTCATCTGGCGCCGTCTCTCGGCGTGGTGGAACTGACCTTGGTTCTACACAAGCTGTTTGATTCCCCGGTCGACAGAATCGTCTGGGACGTCGGCCACCAATCCTATGCTCACAAGATCATCA is a window encoding:
- the xseB gene encoding exodeoxyribonuclease VII small subunit codes for the protein MNKLNFENAMERLEEIAEQLEDGSRSLDESLKLFAEANKLAAFCASKLDEAEKKLKILIKDQDTYTLADEETE